The Phragmites australis chromosome 1, lpPhrAust1.1, whole genome shotgun sequence genomic interval ATATCATAGATATTAGCTAACCAGAGTTTTACTACTACAGTTCAAAGATGGCAGATGCAGATGTTTTTTGCTGAACATTTGAGCCAAGAGAACAATATCAGCCCAGAACAAATCATGGAATCCGTGAgcaaaattttgtcaaattcaTGACCATGCGGCAACACACGGGTGCTGGACACGGGTGCAAGATGCTGATTCTGTAACCAGTGGCATACTAGAGcctttaaataaataaattagatggATAGGACAAACAGAAGAAATCGTTTACATGACCTAACCAGCTGTAGAAGTGATCTGAACGAATAATCTTGGCCTTTGCCACCTTGCGTAAACAAGCAGCTCAATATATCATGGACGCAACTGTTTGAGCAATATTTCTTCTCCCGTACCGAGCAGAAAGACCCCACTGGTTAGCTATGAGCTTATGAGCAAATCAACACATACTATATTTAACTGATTCAATGCTCTCTCCGACAATTCCTTATTGCTGGGTAAACCGGTATTTCTACTTTGTAATTACACTACAATATACAGCGTCGATAACACATAGCATAAGGAAAGAAAAACCATGAGAAGATTAAGTTTTTTTGGAGAATACAGTGATAGCATAGGACATCAGAAAAGTGTTTGGCGTGAAAGCTATCAACCCGACCTGACCCTTTCGAGGTTGTCCAGCTCCTGCGCGGCGGCCTTCATCCTCTCCCCCTCGGCCCACATCGACTCCTCCAGCTCCGCCAGCCGCCTCCGGCACGCAAGCACCCGTGCCTCCGCCTCGAACACAGCCCGCAGCCGCGCCTCCGCCATCCGCACCCTGTGCCTCTCGAACCTGCAGCAGAGCATCAGTCAAGCACACCAGCACGCGCACGACGAATAGAAACGATCGAGGGAAAAGGGAGGGAGGGAACTTACTTGGTTTTGTACAGGGATTTGGGGTGGAgctgcttctgctgctgttgggaggaggaagaggagggttGGGATTGGGAGGGGAAGTCGCGGGAGACGAGCGCCGACCAGAGGGAAGGGTAAAGGGAGAGGCGGCTGAGGCGGCGGGAGGCGATGGCGAGGCAGCAGAGGTCGCGAAACCCCAGCGCGGACGACGCGGCACCCAGCTCCAGGACGCGCGCCCACAGCTCGTCAGGGAGATCAGACGCCGACATGTCCGCCTTC includes:
- the LOC133923039 gene encoding F-box protein SKIP24-like isoform X1, giving the protein MSASDLPDELWARVLELGAASSALGFRDLCCLAIASRRLSRLSLYPSLWSALVSRDFPSQSQPSSSSSQQQQKQLHPKSLYKTKFERHRVRMAEARLRAVFEAEARVLACRRRLAELEESMWAEGERMKAAAQELDNLERVRRASVALNVWQPQVVRGCQKQLVQQCRVPVDSRLSDLNMELKVCKQQITTYKKIYNKEEQKLNEYEETLERAKYHPLQNSHTSSIAKEPRAKRKKLK
- the LOC133923039 gene encoding F-box protein SKIP24-like isoform X2, translated to MSASDLPDELWARVLELGAASSALGFRDLCCLAIASRRLSRLSLYPSLWSALVSRDFPSQSQPSSSSSQQQQKQLHPKSLYKTKFERHRVRMAEARLRAVFEAEARVLACRRRLAELEESMWAEGERMKAAAQELDNLERVRRASVALNVWQPQVVRGCQKQLVQQCRVPVDSRLSDLNMELKV